From the Desulfosarcina sp. BuS5 genome, one window contains:
- the tsaE gene encoding tRNA (adenosine(37)-N6)-threonylcarbamoyltransferase complex ATPase subunit type 1 TsaE gives MNIEDVHLTTLSPEETKSLGQKIGAAIESGIVIALIGDLGAGKTLFIQGLASGLDVPSEHYVTSPSYTLINEYPGRLRLFHIDLYRINSENDFEDIGIYEILSGREVAAVEWAERLKESMPAEYLSIHLKIIDDQKRKIKITAYGPNAINLLKKLA, from the coding sequence GTGAATATAGAAGATGTTCATTTAACAACATTGTCGCCTGAAGAGACCAAAAGTCTGGGGCAAAAAATCGGTGCGGCCATTGAATCCGGGATTGTTATAGCTTTAATCGGTGATCTCGGCGCGGGAAAAACCTTATTTATTCAGGGCCTTGCTTCAGGGTTGGATGTACCTTCGGAGCATTATGTAACAAGCCCTTCCTACACCTTGATAAACGAGTATCCCGGCCGGCTCAGGCTGTTTCATATAGATCTTTACCGGATAAACTCTGAAAATGATTTCGAAGATATCGGGATTTACGAAATACTTTCCGGCCGCGAAGTTGCGGCGGTAGAATGGGCGGAGAGGCTGAAAGAATCAATGCCGGCTGAATATCTATCCATTCATCTCAAGATAATCGATGATCAAAAACGAAAAATAAAAATAACTGCATATGGACCGAATGCTATTAATCTGTTAAAAAAGTTGGCTTAA
- a CDS encoding aspartate kinase gives MALIVQKYGGTSVADTDRIRNVAERVAEEYDKGNDMIVVVSAMAGVTDSMTKLANQVTDAPESRELDVLLSTGEQTTVALLAMALIDMGYPAMSMLGYQANIRTNDAFGKARILAIHADRMKKLIKKRNIMVLAGFQGCNFDGDITTLGRGGSDTSAVAIAAALKADVCEIFTDVKGIYTADPNVCSKAQKLNTISYDEMLEMSSLGAKVLQIRSVEFAKKYNVPVHVRSSFCKEEGTMVVNEALNMESLVVSGITCKKNEARITLKKVPDQPGIAAKLFSPIAEAGILVDMIIQNTRSGGQTDLTFTVPRSDFDKAIEISRKVAEEVGAEEVLIAENIAKISVTGVGMKNHSGVAAKMFATLAAENINIRLISTSEIRISCVIEAKYSELAVRVLHTAFGLDKD, from the coding sequence ATGGCTTTAATTGTTCAAAAATACGGTGGCACTTCAGTTGCCGATACTGACAGGATTCGCAATGTGGCAGAGCGTGTAGCGGAAGAATACGATAAGGGGAATGATATGATCGTTGTGGTTTCCGCTATGGCAGGAGTTACAGACAGCATGACAAAGCTCGCCAACCAGGTTACTGACGCTCCTGAAAGCCGTGAACTCGATGTTCTTCTATCCACAGGAGAACAAACAACTGTCGCCCTGCTTGCAATGGCATTAATAGATATGGGCTATCCGGCCATGTCAATGCTTGGATACCAGGCAAACATTCGTACCAATGATGCATTCGGTAAGGCTCGCATTCTTGCTATTCACGCCGACCGTATGAAAAAACTTATCAAAAAAAGAAACATAATGGTTTTGGCCGGATTCCAGGGCTGTAATTTCGATGGAGACATAACAACTCTAGGCCGGGGGGGATCGGATACATCCGCAGTAGCAATAGCAGCAGCCCTAAAAGCTGATGTGTGTGAAATATTCACCGATGTAAAGGGTATCTATACGGCTGATCCCAACGTATGTTCAAAAGCGCAAAAATTGAATACAATATCGTATGATGAGATGCTTGAAATGTCTAGTCTGGGTGCCAAGGTTTTACAAATCCGTTCGGTTGAATTCGCGAAAAAATATAATGTGCCTGTACATGTCAGATCATCATTTTGCAAGGAGGAAGGAACAATGGTAGTTAATGAAGCTTTAAATATGGAAAGTCTTGTCGTGTCAGGCATAACCTGCAAAAAAAATGAAGCCAGGATAACACTTAAAAAAGTTCCCGATCAGCCTGGAATAGCGGCTAAACTTTTCTCTCCCATAGCCGAGGCAGGGATACTGGTTGATATGATTATTCAGAACACCCGCTCCGGGGGACAGACTGATCTTACTTTTACTGTCCCTCGGAGCGATTTTGACAAGGCCATAGAGATATCCAGGAAAGTGGCTGAAGAGGTTGGAGCTGAGGAGGTCTTGATAGCGGAAAATATTGCAAAAATATCCGTAACCGGGGTTGGAATGAAGAATCATTCCGGAGTGGCCGCTAAAATGTTTGCCACCCTTGCCGCCGAGAATATCAATATAAGACTCATAAGCACTTCTGAGATCAGGATATCATGCGTAATTGAAGCAAAGTATTCCGAACTTGCCGTGCGTGTGCTTCATACGGCTTTCGGGCTTGATAAAGATTAG
- a CDS encoding alpha/beta hydrolase, whose amino-acid sequence MKFFQKNIVFSSGGYLLKGVLHMPDILRPSVVIGSHGLLSSGNSPKQIALARQCNEAGLAFFRFDHHGAGQSEGNFYEVTTLASRCQDLSSAVKLMHERDDTGDRTGLFGSSMGGAACLCTALELDAEAIVVFAAPVRSGPIVDAAASSKKTRPEDLRFYKKNLIFDLSDSLGQLRNILIFHGDEDEIVPPSDAEEIFLKASKPKKLIIQKGGDHPMNNPAHQREFVRESIAWFRRIL is encoded by the coding sequence ATGAAATTTTTTCAAAAAAATATTGTCTTTTCATCCGGCGGATATCTCCTTAAGGGGGTTCTGCATATGCCGGATATTCTCAGACCATCGGTTGTGATAGGTTCCCACGGCCTTTTAAGCAGCGGTAATTCGCCCAAACAGATTGCCCTGGCACGGCAGTGCAATGAGGCGGGTCTGGCTTTTTTCAGGTTTGATCATCACGGGGCAGGTCAAAGCGAAGGCAATTTTTATGAAGTTACAACACTCGCATCCAGATGCCAGGACCTGTCATCTGCTGTCAAGCTTATGCATGAGAGGGACGACACAGGAGACCGTACCGGTCTTTTCGGAAGCAGTATGGGAGGTGCCGCCTGTTTATGCACAGCGCTTGAGCTTGATGCCGAAGCCATAGTTGTTTTTGCAGCTCCTGTAAGAAGCGGACCCATAGTGGATGCAGCCGCAAGCTCTAAGAAAACCAGACCCGAAGATCTGCGGTTTTACAAAAAAAACTTGATTTTTGATTTATCAGACAGTCTTGGGCAATTGCGTAATATTCTTATATTCCATGGTGATGAAGATGAAATTGTGCCGCCTTCAGACGCTGAGGAAATCTTTTTAAAAGCATCAAAACCTAAAAAACTGATCATTCAGAAAGGAGGGGATCATCCCATGAATAACCCCGCTCACCAAAGGGAGTTTGTAAGGGAGTCTATCGCCTGGTTCAGACGGATCCTTTAG
- a CDS encoding GGDEF domain-containing protein, which translates to MSKPANVNFLSAMDMVVMKHENKGSFTLPDEIPACFKCFFLSDNKEERIVNPADIFPFLTGFIDDSGFLVNGKPELAGTSESGWWTEIDKDDEAHYLQAVSTSLGKNNYLLIRHASASSEIIGLLRQYREAMIEFEHMLEEKDNDADNPEVMPDFLLKDSLTGLHNKRAFLLLAEQQHNMAKRNKVATLIMMLEFADLETITKKFGEAEASNSIKAAANILKNTFRGTDVIARFGEDGLFVVLALEIVQNGEKAIMARLKSNIERHNKFSFKTYDIAFTTGVVNYGFDQPGTMKELLQIARLRLKENRISKKL; encoded by the coding sequence ATGAGCAAACCTGCAAATGTAAATTTTTTATCAGCCATGGATATGGTTGTGATGAAACATGAAAATAAAGGGTCATTTACTCTGCCTGACGAAATTCCGGCCTGCTTTAAATGTTTTTTTTTATCAGACAATAAAGAAGAGAGAATAGTTAATCCTGCCGATATCTTTCCATTCCTGACAGGTTTCATAGATGATTCCGGTTTTTTAGTAAATGGAAAACCAGAGCTTGCAGGAACCAGCGAGTCAGGATGGTGGACTGAAATAGACAAGGATGATGAAGCCCATTATCTTCAGGCAGTCTCAACTTCTCTAGGCAAAAATAATTATCTGCTTATCAGGCATGCATCCGCTTCTTCCGAAATCATTGGATTACTTCGACAATACAGGGAAGCGATGATTGAGTTTGAGCACATGCTGGAAGAGAAGGATAATGATGCGGACAATCCCGAAGTTATGCCTGATTTTTTATTAAAAGACAGCCTGACAGGATTGCACAACAAAAGGGCATTTCTCCTGCTTGCGGAACAGCAGCATAATATGGCCAAGCGTAACAAAGTAGCTACATTAATTATGATGTTGGAGTTTGCCGATCTCGAAACAATTACAAAAAAATTCGGTGAAGCTGAAGCCTCCAACTCCATAAAAGCAGCAGCCAATATATTAAAAAATACTTTCAGAGGAACAGATGTAATCGCCAGATTCGGAGAGGATGGGTTGTTTGTTGTACTGGCGCTGGAGATTGTTCAAAATGGGGAAAAGGCCATCATGGCAAGGTTAAAAAGCAATATTGAGCGGCACAATAAATTTTCATTCAAAACATATGATATTGCTTTTACTACCGGGGTTGTCAATTATGGCTTTGACCAGCCAGGCACCATGAAAGAACTGCTTCAGATAGCCAGGTTACGGTTAAAAGAAAACAGGATTTCAAAAAAGTTATAG
- a CDS encoding serine/threonine-protein kinase: protein MSALQPERFGKYLLLDRIATGGMAELYRGKITGDEGFEKLVAVKKILPHLVGEKGLIESFINEARLAAFLQHENIIRTHDFGKMGKDYFIAMEYLFGRNLRSIIGTLKKKNRLFDLEIVLQIISCVCNGLDYAHTLKNFQGQPLNIIHRDISPPNIFISYEGEVKIIDFGIAKASSQNQATQFGLIKGKVGYMSPEQAEGKNLDIRSDIFAIGAVLYEMATGERLYKGNTMEVLARARKAEFEPPENLVDKLPPAISRIIHRALAKDLEKRYQSCGDMLTDVETSIRELSLRPTMWGLARFMKNLYKKSIPVEEQAMMKAASLTIEADNQKYDATIFISDDSIPKPVIKKRISVFGALAAGKTSIARRFAYGASPGKYNFTFGVTVCKKEINYEDRKVDLDIWDFGGEDKVSEISPNLMSNMEGYIIVIDSTRFFTLNRAVSIRKRAEKISAKIPFICVVNKSDLSKESEITKGTLAGLKAMGWTVINTSAKTGLGVNKAFMLLIAKMLKNP, encoded by the coding sequence ATGAGTGCGCTTCAACCTGAAAGATTCGGAAAATATTTGTTGCTGGATCGGATAGCAACCGGCGGTATGGCCGAACTCTATCGCGGCAAAATAACTGGCGACGAAGGATTTGAAAAACTTGTTGCGGTTAAAAAAATTCTGCCCCATCTGGTAGGTGAAAAAGGTCTGATAGAATCGTTTATTAATGAAGCCAGACTTGCAGCATTTCTTCAGCATGAAAATATCATTAGAACTCATGATTTCGGCAAAATGGGTAAAGATTATTTTATTGCTATGGAGTACCTCTTCGGTAGGAATCTTCGATCCATAATCGGTACTCTAAAAAAGAAGAACAGGCTGTTTGATCTTGAAATAGTCCTCCAGATTATTTCATGTGTCTGCAATGGACTGGATTATGCTCATACACTAAAAAATTTTCAGGGACAACCGCTTAATATTATACACAGGGACATCAGCCCTCCCAACATCTTTATCTCTTATGAAGGAGAGGTAAAAATTATTGATTTCGGAATTGCCAAGGCCTCCAGCCAGAATCAAGCCACGCAATTCGGACTGATCAAGGGCAAGGTCGGGTATATGTCACCTGAACAGGCCGAGGGAAAAAACCTGGATATTCGCTCCGATATTTTTGCAATCGGAGCTGTTTTGTACGAAATGGCGACCGGAGAAAGGCTATATAAAGGGAATACTATGGAGGTTCTGGCCAGAGCCAGAAAGGCTGAGTTTGAGCCCCCTGAAAATCTTGTTGATAAACTGCCGCCTGCGATCAGTAGAATCATACATCGAGCCCTTGCAAAAGATCTTGAAAAGCGATATCAGTCTTGCGGGGATATGCTGACAGATGTGGAGACATCTATCCGTGAGCTCTCATTAAGGCCGACTATGTGGGGACTTGCCAGGTTTATGAAAAACCTGTACAAAAAATCAATCCCTGTTGAAGAGCAGGCCATGATGAAGGCTGCAAGCCTGACGATAGAGGCTGATAATCAGAAGTATGATGCCACAATTTTTATCTCTGATGACAGTATTCCGAAACCGGTTATAAAAAAGAGAATATCTGTTTTCGGAGCCCTTGCTGCCGGCAAAACAAGCATAGCGAGGCGTTTTGCTTATGGAGCCTCTCCTGGGAAGTATAATTTTACATTCGGCGTTACAGTTTGCAAAAAAGAGATAAACTATGAAGACCGAAAAGTGGATCTCGATATATGGGATTTTGGAGGAGAAGACAAAGTTAGCGAAATAAGTCCGAATCTTATGAGTAATATGGAGGGTTATATTATTGTAATCGATTCCACGCGATTTTTCACCCTTAACAGGGCGGTCTCTATCCGGAAAAGGGCGGAAAAAATTTCGGCCAAAATTCCGTTTATTTGTGTCGTAAACAAATCCGATCTTTCAAAAGAGTCTGAAATAACCAAAGGGACGCTGGCCGGCTTGAAAGCCATGGGCTGGACTGTAATAAATACAAGCGCCAAAACCGGCCTGGGTGTTAACAAGGCCTTTATGTTGCTGATTGCAAAAATGCTTAAAAACCCTTGA